A genomic region of Exiguobacterium oxidotolerans JCM 12280 contains the following coding sequences:
- a CDS encoding ABC transporter permease, producing MGTLVALISWTILGSFWITTDNPIAMSRILLIGLAGLLIYWGGTLVPMSLIRRIKPYESMRSGEVSKGRRFVRARSVLGMSINQNVTYWQRTLLSVVAIALPTSLFIFFLFITFRLKGVLYATWLGEYVALEVGTMHYVAMGVSLLIAILTTTEIMWQNVNERKSQLAVLKATGWRDGQVRLLVLSEGMITGLCAGVIGLLTALGMIGFVYGQFPVQELGFLSIMLFIPVITGVLGALLPAQRAVRITPNAALGSIVENTQATERRFKWALGSIATSLCVGVASLFLFASTESSTAPQQSAPLKQQTNGQKLKDLSSEKKSSNDSNTVNQETALKKLMKRGVIQTYPGDPKAKYELFYAKPLIPTPKKLDLKEKSGYRYITILVFMHNSDTRSEGAYSNYRPGTFTLTSLDGKEYSSVDYVNHNEKALKYGYQYISPYKSLVDLVYQVPIDQKVFVLYAADEAFPKPTTVKIELEGS from the coding sequence TTGGGTACGCTCGTAGCACTGATTTCGTGGACGATCCTCGGTTCCTTCTGGATCACGACGGACAATCCGATTGCGATGAGTCGAATTCTCTTGATCGGCTTAGCTGGGTTACTCATTTATTGGGGTGGAACGCTCGTGCCGATGTCGTTAATCCGTCGCATCAAACCGTATGAAAGCATGCGCTCTGGCGAAGTATCAAAAGGACGCCGTTTCGTCCGGGCACGGAGTGTTTTGGGCATGAGCATCAACCAAAACGTCACCTACTGGCAACGGACATTGTTATCCGTTGTTGCGATTGCTTTACCGACGAGTCTGTTCATCTTTTTCCTCTTCATCACCTTCCGCTTGAAAGGGGTGCTTTATGCGACTTGGCTTGGAGAATATGTCGCGCTTGAAGTCGGAACAATGCACTATGTCGCAATGGGGGTCTCATTATTAATCGCCATTCTGACGACAACGGAAATTATGTGGCAGAACGTCAATGAACGAAAGAGTCAGCTTGCTGTACTCAAAGCAACCGGCTGGCGCGACGGACAAGTCCGCTTGCTCGTATTAAGCGAGGGTATGATCACAGGACTTTGTGCTGGTGTGATCGGTCTTCTAACTGCGCTTGGGATGATTGGATTTGTTTATGGTCAATTTCCAGTACAAGAGCTTGGCTTTCTCAGCATCATGCTCTTCATTCCGGTGATCACAGGTGTTTTAGGCGCCTTGCTCCCTGCACAACGCGCCGTCCGGATCACTCCTAATGCAGCACTCGGCAGTATCGTCGAAAACACACAAGCGACAGAACGTCGTTTCAAGTGGGCACTCGGATCGATTGCCACCTCATTATGTGTCGGCGTCGCGAGCTTATTTCTATTTGCCTCGACTGAATCATCGACGGCTCCACAACAAAGTGCTCCGTTAAAACAGCAAACTAATGGACAAAAATTAAAGGATTTATCTTCTGAAAAAAAATCATCGAATGACTCGAATACAGTCAATCAGGAGACAGCGCTCAAAAAACTTATGAAGAGAGGTGTCATCCAAACGTACCCGGGCGATCCGAAAGCAAAATACGAACTGTTTTACGCTAAACCACTTATTCCGACACCAAAGAAATTAGACCTAAAGGAAAAATCCGGTTATCGGTATATCACGATTCTTGTTTTCATGCACAACTCTGATACTCGAAGTGAAGGTGCCTATTCAAACTATCGACCTGGAACGTTTACACTAACTTCCCTGGATGGTAAAGAATATTCCAGCGTTGATTATGTCAATCATAATGAAAAAGCTTTGAAATATGGCTATCAGTATATTTCTCCGTATAAGTCTCTTGTCGATTTAGTATATCAGGTACCTATTGATCAAAAAGTATTCGTTCTATATGCGGCAGATGAAGCTTTCCCAAAACCAACAACAGTCAAAATTGAATTAGAAGGTAGTTAA
- a CDS encoding ABC transporter permease, which yields MLKFIWNSWWRNKERFILLLVGVLIVSTGLSYLIGTTQANNGTVVDELQKRWGSSYDIVVRPEGSRSVTEDLNLLEPNYMSGLDGGITRKQYETIKQIADVEVAAPIAMIGNYNTYAESETYDFKDQGIYKITIQDTQDTGLKKEKETTTSFVGAGWSPPESDGLNRDISPQALGEHPVIGYGSSTMLAGIDPEAEAKLVGLDKATKKATHSRYFTKDDVVNDYGNDVWSIPLILNSQEYVDATRTLRYEKVDVPIVNDSMVDTVRGVMKKGGESYLKTLPVDDSKEYHVSTQQATKQLVQNILQDKFPERPPGSFEWLSLKPSSVEYQTIASPFAKRWPFTYQVTPQEISKNVLISKRSMYRKARSFGDTSINMDAVPKMRVNFIGVFDPKKLNISKDPLTELPIETYFPAKAQWVMDKNEKPVNPVRDVKPTNDPYDFLTKPPSMLTTLDAAFKLRGDKAISAIRVNVKGVEAMNATSEKKLKAVAQEIEDKTGLITDVTLGSSPQLALTYLPGLKGESALGWVQQPWIKLGSSMAIFQEAKVGMSGIIASVIAVALVYVFSSNIILLYARKKEFAILLSLGWRPRQLSKLLFLEATLLGTLVALISWTILGSFWLTADHPIALSRIILIGLAGLLIYWGGTLVPMTLIRRIQPFESMRSGEVSKGRRFVRAQSVLGMSINQLATYWQRTILSTIAIALPTSLFIFFLFITFRLKGVLYATWLGEYVALEVGTMHYVAMGVALLIAILTTTEIMWQNANERKSQLAVLKATGWRNGQIRTLVLSEGLMTGLFAGIIGLLIALAMIGFVYNQFPTGELVFLSIMLLIPMVTGVLGALLPAQRAVRITPNAAIGSVATNTKATERQFKIALGSIGTVLVAGAASLFFFAAEETTTTTVQPKTEPTVVTTGQKLQDLPSEPVQKKQSKKINKDAIEELMDKGRLQTYPGDKNLMKERGFMVSSAKRVQLKDLPKNKQAVSVRLEMQVKGEDSADSYIDYKPSSFPLMDSQKKSYTPEETINLNKKAYSESLGYYAPLHSKIDVIYVVPKTENTFVMNVKTGFTGFLYTVKITL from the coding sequence ATGCTTAAATTCATTTGGAACTCTTGGTGGCGCAACAAGGAGCGGTTCATTCTGCTCCTCGTCGGCGTCCTGATCGTCAGTACCGGACTCAGTTATTTAATCGGTACGACACAAGCCAACAACGGAACGGTCGTCGATGAACTGCAAAAACGCTGGGGATCGTCGTACGATATCGTCGTTCGACCAGAAGGCAGTCGGAGCGTGACGGAAGATTTGAATCTGCTTGAACCGAACTACATGAGTGGACTCGACGGAGGCATCACCCGCAAGCAATACGAGACGATCAAACAGATTGCGGACGTCGAAGTCGCTGCACCGATTGCGATGATTGGAAACTATAATACCTATGCTGAATCAGAGACATACGATTTTAAAGATCAAGGCATTTATAAGATTACGATTCAAGACACGCAAGATACCGGTTTAAAGAAAGAAAAGGAGACGACAACTTCTTTTGTCGGTGCAGGCTGGTCTCCTCCAGAGAGTGATGGATTGAACCGTGATATCAGTCCACAAGCATTAGGAGAACATCCGGTCATCGGTTATGGGAGTTCAACGATGCTTGCCGGAATCGATCCGGAAGCAGAAGCCAAGCTTGTCGGACTTGACAAGGCGACTAAGAAAGCCACCCATAGCCGTTATTTCACGAAAGACGATGTCGTAAACGATTATGGAAATGACGTATGGAGTATCCCATTGATTCTGAATAGTCAGGAATATGTCGATGCGACACGGACTCTACGTTACGAGAAAGTCGATGTGCCAATCGTCAACGACTCGATGGTCGATACGGTACGAGGCGTCATGAAAAAAGGTGGTGAATCCTATCTCAAGACACTTCCGGTAGATGATTCGAAGGAATATCACGTGTCAACTCAACAAGCTACTAAGCAACTTGTGCAGAATATTTTGCAGGATAAATTTCCCGAGAGACCCCCGGGAAGCTTTGAATGGTTATCTCTAAAGCCATCATCTGTCGAATATCAAACGATTGCTAGTCCTTTTGCGAAACGCTGGCCATTCACTTATCAAGTAACACCTCAAGAGATCTCGAAAAACGTCCTGATCTCAAAACGATCGATGTATCGAAAAGCACGATCCTTTGGCGATACCTCCATCAACATGGATGCCGTTCCCAAGATGCGTGTGAACTTCATCGGTGTCTTCGATCCGAAAAAATTGAACATCTCGAAGGACCCGTTGACGGAACTGCCGATAGAGACCTACTTCCCGGCGAAAGCCCAGTGGGTCATGGATAAGAACGAGAAACCCGTCAATCCGGTTCGCGACGTCAAACCGACGAACGACCCGTATGACTTCTTGACGAAACCACCATCGATGCTGACGACACTTGATGCCGCCTTTAAGTTACGCGGTGACAAAGCCATTTCTGCTATCCGTGTCAACGTCAAAGGTGTCGAGGCAATGAATGCGACGAGTGAGAAGAAGTTGAAAGCTGTCGCTCAAGAGATCGAGGACAAGACCGGTCTGATCACCGATGTCACACTCGGCTCCTCGCCGCAGCTCGCCTTAACCTACTTGCCTGGATTAAAGGGAGAATCGGCACTCGGATGGGTCCAACAACCGTGGATCAAACTCGGTTCATCGATGGCGATCTTCCAAGAAGCGAAGGTCGGCATGAGCGGCATCATCGCCAGTGTCATCGCTGTTGCGCTCGTTTATGTCTTTAGTTCAAATATCATCTTGCTCTATGCCCGCAAGAAAGAATTCGCGATTTTACTGTCGCTCGGTTGGCGTCCGCGTCAGCTCTCAAAATTATTATTCCTTGAAGCGACTCTACTCGGGACACTCGTTGCCTTGATTTCCTGGACGATCCTCGGTTCGTTCTGGCTGACGGCGGATCATCCAATTGCCTTATCACGGATCATCTTAATCGGACTCGCTGGTCTGTTGATTTATTGGGGTGGTACGCTCGTCCCGATGACGCTCATCCGTCGAATTCAACCGTTCGAGAGTATGCGCTCCGGTGAAGTCTCCAAAGGTCGTCGGTTCGTTCGAGCACAAAGTGTCCTTGGAATGAGCATCAATCAACTCGCAACCTACTGGCAACGGACGATCCTCTCGACGATTGCCATCGCCTTGCCGACGAGTTTGTTCATTTTCTTCCTGTTCATCACCTTCCGACTAAAAGGTGTTCTTTATGCGACATGGCTCGGTGAATATGTCGCGCTCGAAGTCGGTACGATGCATTATGTTGCGATGGGCGTCGCTTTACTCATCGCCATCCTCACGACGACCGAGATCATGTGGCAAAACGCCAACGAACGGAAGAGTCAGCTCGCCGTCTTAAAGGCGACTGGATGGCGAAACGGTCAAATCCGGACGCTCGTCTTAAGCGAAGGACTGATGACGGGACTTTTCGCTGGAATCATCGGCTTACTGATCGCCCTTGCGATGATCGGCTTCGTCTACAATCAATTTCCAACAGGCGAACTCGTTTTCTTGAGCATTATGTTGTTGATTCCGATGGTGACGGGTGTTCTTGGCGCTCTCTTGCCCGCTCAACGGGCTGTCCGGATCACACCAAACGCTGCGATCGGGAGTGTCGCAACGAATACAAAAGCGACCGAACGTCAATTCAAAATCGCCCTTGGTTCAATCGGTACGGTATTGGTCGCAGGTGCAGCAAGTTTATTCTTCTTTGCAGCAGAAGAGACGACAACGACGACAGTTCAACCAAAAACTGAACCAACTGTCGTAACGACCGGACAAAAGTTGCAAGATTTACCGAGTGAGCCGGTTCAAAAGAAACAGTCGAAGAAAATAAATAAGGATGCCATCGAAGAATTGATGGACAAAGGCCGTCTTCAGACTTATCCTGGTGATAAAAACTTAATGAAAGAACGTGGGTTTATGGTCAGTTCGGCGAAACGTGTCCAACTCAAGGATCTTCCCAAAAATAAACAAGCTGTCTCCGTCAGACTTGAGATGCAAGTAAAGGGTGAAGATTCAGCTGACTCTTATATTGACTATAAACCATCTTCTTTCCCATTAATGGATAGTCAAAAGAAAAGCTACACACCAGAAGAAACGATCAACCTGAACAAAAAAGCCTATTCAGAAAGCTTAGGTTATTACGCTCCCTTACACTCAAAAATCGATGTCATCTATGTCGTACCGAAAACTGAAAATACCTTCGTCATGAACGTAAAAACAGGATTCACTGGTTTTCTCTACACTGTAAAAATCACCTTGTAA